In Flavobacterium gelatinilyticum, a genomic segment contains:
- a CDS encoding glycoside hydrolase family 95 protein, giving the protein MNSNNIKKTIFILLFASFCIKTTAQSGHVLWYKQPAEFFEESLVLGNGKMGATVFGGINSDKIHLNDITLWSGEPVNANMNPEAYKNIPAIREALQNENYKLAEELNKKVQGKNSEKYAPLGTLEINNSEKGKATNYYRELDISNATSKVTYEMDGVKYTREYFVSAPDQIMIIKLTSSQKGALNFDVNLKSQLKSEVHTRNNTLILNGTAPINENAGYTVQPKFLSVKERGTRFTTLIQIKKTDGQITNSNASLTVKNASEVYIYISIATSFNGFDKNPASQGVDDMAIAAQNLNKAFAKPFDKIKESHITDYQKFYNRVDLNLGKTTAPDLPTDERLLRYADGKEDKNLEILYFNFGRYLLISSSRTLGVPANLQGLWNPHLSPPWSSNYTMNINLEENYWLAENTNLSEMHKSLLSFIKNLSVTGKVTAKTFYGVDKGWAAGHNSDIWAMTNPVGQFGKEEPMWACWPMGGAWLSTHIWEHYIFTQDAAYLKKEGYPLMKGAAEFCLGWLVTDKNGNFITSPSTSPENQYKLADGFVGATLYGGTADLAMIRECFDKTIKASKVLNTDAAFREKLEKTLAKLHPYQIGKKGNLQEWYFDWEDQDPKHRHQSQLFGLFPGDHITPLKTPDLAEASKKTLEIKGDETTGWSKGWRINLWARLWDGNRAYKMYRELLRYVDPDGKKTEKPRRGGGTYPNLFDAHPPFQIDGNFGGAAAVAEMLVQSNENEIRLLPALADAWEEGSVKGICARGGFEIEMTWRNKKPEKVILSSTKGGKTTLIFGDKKQEIVLGKGEKKEINW; this is encoded by the coding sequence ATGAATTCAAACAACATCAAAAAAACAATTTTCATTTTACTTTTTGCATCTTTCTGCATCAAAACCACGGCACAATCCGGTCATGTTTTATGGTACAAACAGCCCGCAGAATTCTTTGAAGAAAGTTTGGTTTTAGGAAACGGAAAAATGGGAGCCACCGTTTTTGGCGGTATAAATTCAGATAAAATCCATCTGAACGATATTACCCTTTGGTCAGGAGAACCTGTAAATGCCAATATGAATCCCGAAGCCTACAAAAACATTCCAGCCATTCGCGAAGCGCTTCAAAACGAAAACTACAAACTGGCCGAAGAACTTAACAAAAAAGTTCAGGGAAAAAATTCCGAGAAATATGCCCCTTTAGGAACTTTGGAAATTAACAATTCCGAGAAAGGCAAAGCAACTAATTACTACAGAGAACTTGATATTTCGAATGCCACATCAAAAGTAACGTACGAAATGGACGGTGTAAAATATACCCGTGAATATTTCGTTTCGGCTCCGGATCAAATCATGATTATTAAACTGACCAGCAGTCAGAAAGGCGCTTTAAATTTTGATGTTAATTTAAAAAGCCAGCTAAAATCAGAAGTACATACAAGAAACAATACGCTGATCCTAAACGGAACTGCCCCAATCAATGAAAACGCAGGCTATACCGTTCAACCCAAATTTTTATCAGTAAAAGAAAGAGGCACAAGGTTCACCACTTTAATACAAATCAAGAAAACCGACGGGCAGATTACAAATTCTAATGCGTCGCTGACTGTAAAAAATGCATCCGAAGTTTATATTTACATTTCAATTGCAACCAGTTTCAACGGCTTTGATAAAAATCCGGCATCCCAAGGTGTAGACGATATGGCTATAGCAGCCCAGAATCTCAACAAAGCATTTGCAAAACCATTCGATAAAATCAAAGAATCGCATATTACCGATTATCAGAAATTCTATAATCGTGTCGATTTAAATCTGGGCAAAACCACCGCTCCGGATTTACCAACAGACGAACGTTTACTACGCTACGCCGACGGAAAAGAAGATAAAAACCTTGAAATCCTGTATTTCAATTTCGGGCGATATTTATTAATCAGTTCTTCAAGAACACTGGGTGTCCCGGCAAACCTGCAGGGACTTTGGAATCCGCATTTGAGTCCGCCTTGGAGCAGTAATTATACCATGAATATCAACTTAGAAGAAAACTACTGGCTGGCAGAAAATACCAACCTTTCAGAAATGCATAAATCGCTTTTAAGTTTTATAAAAAACCTTTCGGTAACCGGAAAAGTAACCGCAAAGACTTTTTACGGAGTCGACAAAGGCTGGGCTGCCGGACATAATTCTGATATCTGGGCCATGACCAATCCTGTTGGACAGTTCGGAAAAGAAGAACCAATGTGGGCCTGCTGGCCAATGGGCGGAGCATGGCTGAGTACGCACATTTGGGAACATTATATTTTTACTCAGGATGCCGCTTATTTAAAGAAAGAAGGATATCCGTTAATGAAAGGCGCAGCCGAGTTTTGTTTGGGCTGGCTGGTAACGGATAAAAACGGAAATTTTATTACTTCGCCATCAACTTCACCGGAAAATCAATATAAACTGGCAGATGGTTTTGTAGGCGCAACGCTTTACGGAGGAACAGCAGATCTGGCTATGATCCGCGAGTGTTTTGACAAAACCATAAAAGCATCAAAAGTGCTCAATACAGATGCCGCTTTCAGGGAAAAACTCGAAAAAACACTTGCAAAACTTCACCCTTACCAAATTGGAAAAAAAGGAAATCTGCAGGAATGGTATTTCGACTGGGAAGATCAGGACCCAAAACACCGCCACCAGTCACAGTTGTTCGGACTTTTCCCGGGAGATCATATCACACCTTTAAAAACGCCGGACTTAGCCGAAGCTTCAAAGAAAACTTTAGAAATTAAAGGAGATGAAACTACCGGCTGGTCAAAAGGATGGAGAATTAATCTCTGGGCAAGACTTTGGGACGGAAATCGTGCTTATAAAATGTACCGTGAATTATTACGCTACGTAGATCCTGACGGTAAAAAAACAGAAAAACCAAGAAGAGGAGGCGGAACATATCCAAATTTATTCGACGCCCATCCGCCATTTCAAATTGACGGGAATTTTGGAGGCGCAGCTGCCGTTGCTGAAATGCTGGTGCAATCTAATGAAAACGAAATCAGATTACTTCCTGCATTAGCAGACGCCTGGGAAGAAGGTTCTGTAAAAGGAATCTGTGCACGAGGCGGTTTCGAAATCGAAATGACCTGGAGAAACAAGAAGCCTGAAAAAGTGATTCTTTCTTCTACGAAAGGAGGAAAAACCACTTTGATATTTGGTGATAAAAAACAGGAAATTGTTTTGGGCAAAGGAGAGAAAAAAGAAATTAACTGGTAA